GTCGTGCATATTGCGATAGAGCCTTGGCAGTTCCGCATTGGTGCGCCGTCCCAACTCGAAGGAGCCTACATCCGCGTTTCCCGGGGTGAAGTAGCCTGCTACAAAGATGTCGGGCCAGCCGTCGTTGTCGTAATCAAAAAACCAAGTGGCGAAGCTATCGTGCTGTTTGTCGACTCCTGCTGTAGCGGTCACATCTGTGAAGCGCCAACCTTTACGGAGATCGTGCGGGTCCTTCGGCCCATCATTACGGAAGAGATGATTGCGGCCGTTCATCACGGATACGTAGAGGTCAGGACGCCCGTCACGGTTATAGTCTCCCCAGGCCACGCCTTTTACGAAGCCGAGATCCCCGATGCCACTGGCCTCGCCGATCTCCGTAAATGTGCCGTCGCCATTGTTGTGGAAGAGTAGCGAACGATGCGGATCGCTGGGCTTTGACTCATACCCGATGAACAGATCCAGCCAGCCATCGCCGTCGAAGTCCGCCCAAGCCGCCGTCTGTGTTGGGCCGCTTACTAGCAGGCCTGCCTCTTCGGTTACATCGTCAAACGTGCCGTTGCCGTTGTTGCGCAGCAGCGAGAGAGGGTAGGCTCCAGCTTTACCCCACCAACCGCCGCGAAGTACTAATACGTCCGGATGACCGTCATTGTTGTAATCAGCCAGCACCAGATTTAAGCCGCCTGTCTCTCCTATCAGGCCGGCGCGACGCGTAACATCGCGGAACGTACCGTCGCCGTTATTATGAAACAGGTGCATCTGGTCATTTGGCCCACACGAGCTAACCATCACATCAAGCCAGCCATCCCCATCGAAGTCCTCCACCAGGACGCCACCCGCGTGGCCAGTGACGTCCAACCCTTCCGACGCAGCAATCTCGGGGAATTCCGGAAACTTTGCATCCGACGCAAACAGACTCTCTGGCATGAGCCATCTAGCGGGTACATCCTTCGGGTATCTGCCTAGCTGCATATAGGCGACATTCAGCAGCCACTGCGATTGCGCATCATCCTGATCTATCTCGAGCAGCGCAGTGAGCTCCCGGACTGCTCCTTCTGCTCCACGCGTCATCTGGTGTTTTGCGCTGGCGCGCAGCGGGAAGAGGCACGAGGTTTGTCCGTGCATCTCGAGACAGTTTTCCTGTTCCCCCAGACGCAGATAAGCCAGCGCCATAAGGGCGCCGAGCTCATGCATCTCCGGCTTCGTCATGGAGGTGCTGCTCGACATCCAGGCTGCCCGCACTGTCTCCAGTTGCGCTATGGCGCCCTCATTGTCGCCGGAGTAAAGCATCTCGCGAGCAAGCTGTTCGCGCACGACGGTGGCGTCGCCCAGGCTTAGAGCGCGTGACTTCAGCAACTCCTGGTAATAGTTCACACGGAGCGCGGCCTTGTTTGTATCTGTCTTCCAATCTGTCGCGGCAAAGGCGGCGCGCAGACGTTGCGCCATGCGCATTGTGCCCGGAGACTGATAGATGGGGTCCGTATCAGCCGTTTTGGAGGGCACGCTGACGGAGCCGATCGCCGGTGCCTGCATCTGATGCGACATCTGAGCGTGCAGAACCAGCGACGAGGCGAGAAAGAAAGCTGCGAGTAATGTCACCGGCAAAGGGAAGAGCTTTCTCATGACTGGGAGCTTAGTGCGGTTCATCGCCCGTCGGTTGGCTGGCCGGGTGCAAGCGTTGCACCGCGGCAAACTCGCGGCTGGCATCTTCTTTCCTTCCGACGGCGCGGTAGGCTTGGCCAAGCAGGTTACGCGTGACGTAATTGGACGGGTCCATCGCGCGTGCATGCTCCAGCATCGTCACAGCGCCGACCGCATCGCCCTGCCTCAATCTTGTTTTGCCCAGCAGGATATAGGGCCCGGTGGAGTGGGGTTCAAGAAGAATGTCCTCCTCGAGGACACGGCTTGCGTCCTCCAACTTCCCTTCGCGCAAATATGCATCGCCCAGGCGGTCGTACACAGATCCTTCCATCGGATTGCGGGCGCGCTCCGCTTCGAATTCAGCGATAGCAGCATCCGTGTGTCCAGCGGCCAAATCGAGTTCGCCCAGGAGTTCATGCGCGAGCGGAATCGCCGGATCGATTTCCAAAGCTTTGTGTGCGAACTGGTCGGATATGGGAAGGTAGTCGCGTCTCAATAACATTCGCGCGGCGACGAGATAGCCCGCCGCACTGTCAGGAGCCACGCGAAACTGGTTGGCGAAAGCTCGGCGAGCGTCGTCCCAGCGCGACGTGTCCATGTAGCAGAGGCCAAGGATGTAATTCGGATCGGTCTCACCGCGGGTGGAGGCGGGCGACTGCTCGAGCAGAGGAATTGCGTCTGCCGGGTGACCCAGGCGGAACAGCACAAGTCCCCGCATCTGAGCGGCTTCCATGTCGCCGGGGTCTGCCGCAAGAGCCGCAGCCAGCGCAGCGTCGGCGCCGTACAGATCACCCTTGGCGTATAGCGCGAGCCCTTGCAACCGGTCCAGGCCACGCACTGCCGCTCCCGAAGCGCGCACCCGTGCCACTGCAGCCAGTGCCGCATCAGGATGTCCCGTGTCGATCGATTTGCGAATGCTTTCTGGCGAGTCCAGGGCAGCCGCGGAGGGCGCCGCAGGATTCTGCGCCATATCTATAGGGCCGTAGAGACTCAAGCAAAGCAACAGCAGGAATTTCCTCACCACGTACCTCTCCCGCGGCTTGGATTGTACGTTGTGCGCGCCAGAAAGAATAGGAGAGGAGACCTCGTCCCCTCCCCTATGGGTGCCTGTCGAGCTTAGAACTGCAAGCGCAGCGTGAACTGCAATTGCCGCGGTTCCGATCCGTCAGGGAATGGTCCGCCACCGATCTGACCGGCATTGCTTGAGTCGATCGTGCCGTTGGGGGTTCCGAAGTTGATGTGGTTGAAAGCGTTATACGCATCCATGCGGAACTGGGCCGTGTAGTGTTCGTAGAAGGTGAAGTTCTTCATCAGCGACATATCCGCCTTCCAGAAGCCAGGGCCCCAGGCGGTATTGCGACCAACGTTGCCGATGGTATCGGCGGCTGGCTCGGTGAAAGCACCACCCAACGTCACCGGATCGTAAGCGCGCACAGTGCTCACACCGGGCGTGCCGCTGTAATGCTTCTTCAACGCGCTTGCGTTGCCGTTCACTTCACAAGGTGCGTTGCCCGGAACGTCGTTCCCGCATTTCGAGTAGCCCAGCGTGAACGGAAGCCCGCTGTGAATCAGCACGATTGGACTGATTTCCCAACCGCCCACGATGTAGTCGGCGGCCCTGCTGTGGTTGAGGTACATGCCTTGCCTGCCGAACGGCAGCTTGTACAAGCCATACGCGGTGAACGCATTCCGGCTCACCGCGCTGTCGTTGCCAATCACAGCGGCCTTGTTCCAGGTCGCGAAGGACGACTGCGAGGACAGCGCGTGCTGGTACGCATACGCCAGGTTGTAACTCAGACCATGCCAAGGTGCCTGGGCCAGGCTCACCTGCAGCGCGTTGTAGTGGGTGTCCTGATCATCCCCGTAGTAACTGATGTCTTGATTCCACATGCACGGTCCGCCGCACGCCGGCAGGCTACCCCCGACATACCGGCGTAGCTGATTCTGCACGTTGGTAGCGCCCTGCAAAGAACCTGAAACCGGCACTCCACTGACGCAGTTGCCCGCTGCGGCCGCGCAATAGAGCTGAATCAGGCCCTGATGGAACACGTTGTTGCTGTCCGTGTACGGTTGATCTCCAGGCTCGTTGTCATAGTGAAGCGCAATCTGCTGGCCGCCGCTGACGATGGAGCTGTACTGCGCGGGCAGGAAGAGCGCCTCTTCGTTCGGATTTGTGTTGTTGCCGTCGCCGTCGCTCAGCGTGTGCGTGCCCTTGTTGCCCACGTACGCTGCGGTGATCGACATGGTAGTCGTAATCGCCCGCTGCACTGAGATGTTCCACGCATCCAGCGTCGGCAGACGTTCGGTGAACGGACGCGCTTTGACGTTGGTGAACTGGCCCACAGTCAGGCCCACAGGGTTCGACGGCGTCTGCGTTCCCGGGACAATCGCCGTGATTGGAATCTGACCACTGGAGTTAGGCTGCACCGGGCTGTAGTTCGTCAAGCTCGTTGCACGGCCGCCCTGCGTGCTTGCAGGGTTATCCAATTGGAATGCGTAGGTCGCATAATTCCCTGGCGAATTGATGGACTGGTTCGCCAGAACAGGGATGTTCTGCGTCACAACATGACCGAATGTCGAACCGAAAACACCCAGGTCAAAGCTGCGCCCATAACCGGCGCGGATGACCGTCTTCGAACCGATTTGGTACGAAAGGCCCATGCGCGGGTTGAACGGAAACTTCGGAGCGGCTACGCCCATATTCAGGGGAACGCTGCCTGCTCCGGCTACGTTGATATCGCCGGTAGACAGGTTCAGCAGTGCACCATTGTCCGTTCCGTTTACCCGCTCCGGAGCGTAATACTCATAACGCAGACCGTAGTTCGCGGTCAGCTTCGGAGTCACCCGCCACGTATCCTGTGCGAAAAAGAAGTCACGTGGCTGAAATTCCTTGGCATTGGTCTCGTTGGAAGTACCCACGTACCGGTTGTATGCGGTCACGTCACCCAACACAAACGTTGCAAAGCCGAGACCAGTGCCGCCCGAACCGTTCGAGGTTGGGCCGGAGCCGAAGTTGTTCACGCCCGTGCGGTCGTTATCAGAGGGCACACGCAGGTTCCGCGCGTAACGCAGGTCGATACCAAATTTGACTTCGTGCGTGCCGAGTACTCGAGTCCAGTTGTTTACCAACTGGAACTGATCTTCATGCTCCTTGAGCGGGCAGTTGCAACGGTCCACGTTGAGACCTGCGCCGTATTGAGCGCCGGCTGCCTGACCGTTGTTGCCGCCGGAGTCACCCGGAGCCTTCGCGCCGGAGATTCCGATGTCGGCAACATCCAGATCCGGCGCGCCGAACTGCTGCGCGATGGTGTACCCGCCCCCACTGAGGTTCTCACCCAGGATCGGAAGATTGGAATTGCCTTGGTCATATTTCGATGTGTTAATGCCGTAGCGGAAGTAGCCCAGACGGACCTCCGTCAGCCACTTCGGCGATATAGCAAAGTCCATGCCCATCGCCAGCGAATCGTTGCTGCCGGCGGACGTGCCCCCGTAGCCACCGATGCCGAAGCCTGCACCGCCGGCATTGCCAAACAGTGTTTTGCCGGTCAGGGTGTCGGTAAAGCGGCTGAAGCGCACGAAGGCGTGGATCTTACCGCTTATCTGCGAGTCGCCGCGAACGTCCCACTGGTTGCTATTGAAGATGCCGGTGCCGGTCCCAGAGTAGTTGTTGGTTAGCGTGGCCTGGTTGATGTTTGGGGCATATGGCTTCAGCAGCGCAAACAGCTTCATCGCCGTCGGCGAAATCAGCGACGCCGGAATCACGTTGCCGGGCCAGGGCGATCCGTTCGCCACCCCGTTCACCGTCGCGCCCGTGTTGTTGTAGAGCACGTGACCCGGACCTGCCGCGAGGTATTCACTGAAGTCGCAACCCGGAGTCGCGACTCCGTTCACAACGGGAGTCACCGTACCGAGACAGGAGTTGATCACGTTCTGCGTAGGCACGGTCATGTTCGCGCCCGTGCCTACCTTCTGGCGCACGCCCTGGTAGTCGCCGAAGAAGAAGAGGCGATCCCTCCAGATCGGACCACCGATAGATCCGCCGAACTGGTTCTTAAGTGCTTTGGGGAACGGCTGGCTCCTTGGCTGAGTAAATGGGTCAACAGCCAGATTGGCGCCGCTCTCGCGATTGTCGAACAGCGTTCCGTGGAAGTTGTTCGAACCTGACTTGGTCTGGACGGTAATGACCGAAGATACTGCCTTCCCAAACTCAGCGTCGAAATTTTGCGTCGTCAGTTTTGTCTCCGACATGGAATCGGAGTTCGGATTGATGACGATGATTCCGAGGATCGCGTCCTGATTATCCGTGCCGTCCAGCGTATAGTTCACGCCGCCAAATGCCTGTCCGTCGATCTGGATCTGCTTAGAACCCTGCGGATCCTCGCTGGCGGCGTGCGACCAGCCTAGTTGCTGCGCACCGGGCAGCAGCAGTTCTAGGTTCG
This Acidobacteriaceae bacterium DNA region includes the following protein-coding sequences:
- a CDS encoding FG-GAP-like repeat-containing protein; translation: MRKLFPLPVTLLAAFFLASSLVLHAQMSHQMQAPAIGSVSVPSKTADTDPIYQSPGTMRMAQRLRAAFAATDWKTDTNKAALRVNYYQELLKSRALSLGDATVVREQLAREMLYSGDNEGAIAQLETVRAAWMSSSTSMTKPEMHELGALMALAYLRLGEQENCLEMHGQTSCLFPLRASAKHQMTRGAEGAVRELTALLEIDQDDAQSQWLLNVAYMQLGRYPKDVPARWLMPESLFASDAKFPEFPEIAASEGLDVTGHAGGVLVEDFDGDGWLDVMVSSCGPNDQMHLFHNNGDGTFRDVTRRAGLIGETGGLNLVLADYNNDGHPDVLVLRGGWWGKAGAYPLSLLRNNGNGTFDDVTEEAGLLVSGPTQTAAWADFDGDGWLDLFIGYESKPSDPHRSLLFHNNGDGTFTEIGEASGIGDLGFVKGVAWGDYNRDGRPDLYVSVMNGRNHLFRNDGPKDPHDLRKGWRFTDVTATAGVDKQHDSFATWFFDYDNDGWPDIFVAGYFTPGNADVGSFELGRRTNAELPRLYRNMHDGTFRDVTDEMHLNRAILTMGASFGDLDNDGWLDVYLGTGDSTLTALLPNRMFRNNNGQTFQDVTTAGNFGNLQKGHAVSFADLHRTGFEDVFEEMGGALPSDIFQSALYKNPGNSNHWITLKLEGVRSNRLAFGAVIDVTVRDSHGKRRQIFRTVGFGSSFGGNPIEQHIGLGSATIVDDLSVTWPATGIVDRMRNVKVDTRYTLREGNGTLIIWHIPSH
- a CDS encoding tetratricopeptide repeat protein, which translates into the protein MRKFLLLLCLSLYGPIDMAQNPAAPSAAALDSPESIRKSIDTGHPDAALAAVARVRASGAAVRGLDRLQGLALYAKGDLYGADAALAAALAADPGDMEAAQMRGLVLFRLGHPADAIPLLEQSPASTRGETDPNYILGLCYMDTSRWDDARRAFANQFRVAPDSAAGYLVAARMLLRRDYLPISDQFAHKALEIDPAIPLAHELLGELDLAAGHTDAAIAEFEAERARNPMEGSVYDRLGDAYLREGKLEDASRVLEEDILLEPHSTGPYILLGKTRLRQGDAVGAVTMLEHARAMDPSNYVTRNLLGQAYRAVGRKEDASREFAAVQRLHPASQPTGDEPH
- a CDS encoding carboxypeptidase regulatory-like domain-containing protein, which codes for MLGTWLQKSGLLLAAGITLTTVSVLGTQARAQAVYGSIQGTVQDTSGAAIPNATVTITDVEKGTSTTLTSDSAGEFTAQQLIPDHYNVKVSAQGFKNFEQTNIQVFADSAPKVTAQLAVGGGGETIEVNADAVPQLKTDKADVSTIFSAPEIESLPIPDHNFTNLELLLPGAQQLGWSHAASEDPQGSKQIQIDGQAFGGVNYTLDGTDNQDAILGIIVINPNSDSMSETKLTTQNFDAEFGKAVSSVITVQTKSGSNNFHGTLFDNRESGANLAVDPFTQPRSQPFPKALKNQFGGSIGGPIWRDRLFFFGDYQGVRQKVGTGANMTVPTQNVINSCLGTVTPVVNGVATPGCDFSEYLAAGPGHVLYNNTGATVNGVANGSPWPGNVIPASLISPTAMKLFALLKPYAPNINQATLTNNYSGTGTGIFNSNQWDVRGDSQISGKIHAFVRFSRFTDTLTGKTLFGNAGGAGFGIGGYGGTSAGSNDSLAMGMDFAISPKWLTEVRLGYFRYGINTSKYDQGNSNLPILGENLSGGGYTIAQQFGAPDLDVADIGISGAKAPGDSGGNNGQAAGAQYGAGLNVDRCNCPLKEHEDQFQLVNNWTRVLGTHEVKFGIDLRYARNLRVPSDNDRTGVNNFGSGPTSNGSGGTGLGFATFVLGDVTAYNRYVGTSNETNAKEFQPRDFFFAQDTWRVTPKLTANYGLRYEYYAPERVNGTDNGALLNLSTGDINVAGAGSVPLNMGVAAPKFPFNPRMGLSYQIGSKTVIRAGYGRSFDLGVFGSTFGHVVTQNIPVLANQSINSPGNYATYAFQLDNPASTQGGRATSLTNYSPVQPNSSGQIPITAIVPGTQTPSNPVGLTVGQFTNVKARPFTERLPTLDAWNISVQRAITTTMSITAAYVGNKGTHTLSDGDGNNTNPNEEALFLPAQYSSIVSGGQQIALHYDNEPGDQPYTDSNNVFHQGLIQLYCAAAAGNCVSGVPVSGSLQGATNVQNQLRRYVGGSLPACGGPCMWNQDISYYGDDQDTHYNALQVSLAQAPWHGLSYNLAYAYQHALSSQSSFATWNKAAVIGNDSAVSRNAFTAYGLYKLPFGRQGMYLNHSRAADYIVGGWEISPIVLIHSGLPFTLGYSKCGNDVPGNAPCEVNGNASALKKHYSGTPGVSTVRAYDPVTLGGAFTEPAADTIGNVGRNTAWGPGFWKADMSLMKNFTFYEHYTAQFRMDAYNAFNHINFGTPNGTIDSSNAGQIGGGPFPDGSEPRQLQFTLRLQF